A single window of Drosophila suzukii chromosome 3, CBGP_Dsuzu_IsoJpt1.0, whole genome shotgun sequence DNA harbors:
- the Acph-1 gene encoding prostatic acid phosphatase isoform X2: MWNQLRQRCLIVIPLLCVLSFGLANALHGYANAEGQPPDMLATLPGQLKFVHVIYRHGDRTPVDPYPTDPWGERKFWSTGWGQLTNLGKQDHYDLGKWLRNRYSNLLPFQYSNEDIFVQSTDVDRTLMSAQSNLAGLYEPQGEDIWNADIKWQPIPIHTTPEKEDPILAAKAPCPAFDYELATLESSPEFKAMTEKHRDLFAYLSEKAGRSVKTFVDAQYLNNTLFIENLYNMTLPEWTKKVYGGEELTYVANFAFVISTYTRKLARLKAGPLLKDIFNRFEEKSSRRLDPDRSMWVYSAHDTTIANVLNALKLFEIHSPPYAACILMEMRLDESNTPLVSIFYKNTTAEPLPLDIPGCGPSCPLKSLVSLYQDVLPVDWERECKRTTMMMTYEEANLGTATGILILIVIALLFASYGLMIYYRRRNYKLYTSYSQMA, encoded by the exons ATGTGGAACCAACTCCGCCAGCGCTGCCTCATCGTGATCCCCCTGCTATGTGTGCTGTCTTTCGGACTGGCCAATGCTCTCCACGGTTATGCTAATGCCGAAGGTCAGCCACCAGACATGTTGGCCACATTGCCTGGCCAACTGAAGTTCGTGCATGTG ATATATCGCCACGGCGACAGAACGCCCGTGGATCCGTATCCCACGGATCCCTGGGGTGAGAGAAAGTTCTGGTCCACCGGCTGGGGTCAGTTGACGAAT CTTGGTAAGCAAGACCACTACGACCTGGGAAAATGGCTGAGGAATCGCTATTCCAACCTCCTGCCCTTCCAATACTCCAACGAGGACATCTTTGTGCAATCCACCGATGTGGATCGCACCCTTATGAGTGCCCAGTCCAATCTGGCTGGTCTGTATGAGCCCCAAGGTGAAGACATCTGGAACGCGGACATCAAATGGCAGCCCATACCCATTCACACGACGCCCGAGAAGGAGGATCCCATCCTGGCCGCCAAGGCTCCCTGTCCCGCCTTCGACTACGAGCTGGCCACCCTGGAATCCTCGCCAGAGTTCAAGGCCATGACCGAAAAACACCGTGATCTCTTTGCCTACTTGAGCGAAAAAGCTGGACGCTCAGTTAAGACCTTCGTGGATGCCCAGTATTTAAACAACACCTTGTTCATTGAGAATCTGTACAACATGACACTGCCGGAGTGGACTAAAAAGGTTTACGGTGGCGAAGAGCTTACTTATGTAGCCAATTTCGCTTTTGTTATCAGCACTTACACGCGAAAGTTGGCCAGGCTAAAGGCGGGTCCTCTGCTGAAAGACATTTTCAATCGGTTCGAAGAGAAATCCTCCAGGCGCCTAGACCCAGATCGTTCAATGTGGGTCTATAGTGCCCATGATACCACCATAGCCAACGTTTTGAATGCCCTGAAGTTGTTTGAG ATACATAGTCCTCCCTACGCGGCTTGCATACTAATGGAGATGCGTCTGGATGAGAGCAACACGCCACTGGTGTCCATTTTCTACAAGAACACCACCGCCGAACCCCTGCCTCTGGACATTCCAGGTTGTGGTCCTTCCTGCCCCCTGAAGAGTCTTGTCAGCCTTTATCAAGACGTGCTGCCAGTGGATTGGGAGCGTGAATGCAAGCGCACCACAATGATGATGACTTATGAGGAGGCCAATCTGGGCACGGCGACGG GCATACTCATTTTAATCGTCATCGCTCTGCTGTTCGCCAGCTATGGCCTCATGATCTACTACCGACGTCGCAACTACAAGCTGTATACCTCGTACTCTCAAATGGCATAG
- the Acph-1 gene encoding prostatic acid phosphatase isoform X1, with amino-acid sequence MFSRSRCGSLVTSVALKMWNQLRQRCLIVIPLLCVLSFGLANALHGYANAEGQPPDMLATLPGQLKFVHVIYRHGDRTPVDPYPTDPWGERKFWSTGWGQLTNLGKQDHYDLGKWLRNRYSNLLPFQYSNEDIFVQSTDVDRTLMSAQSNLAGLYEPQGEDIWNADIKWQPIPIHTTPEKEDPILAAKAPCPAFDYELATLESSPEFKAMTEKHRDLFAYLSEKAGRSVKTFVDAQYLNNTLFIENLYNMTLPEWTKKVYGGEELTYVANFAFVISTYTRKLARLKAGPLLKDIFNRFEEKSSRRLDPDRSMWVYSAHDTTIANVLNALKLFEIHSPPYAACILMEMRLDESNTPLVSIFYKNTTAEPLPLDIPGCGPSCPLKSLVSLYQDVLPVDWERECKRTTMMMTYEEANLGTATGILILIVIALLFASYGLMIYYRRRNYKLYTSYSQMA; translated from the exons ATGTTTTCCCGCAGTCGCTGTGGGTCACTTGTAACAAGTGTAGCTTTGAAAATGTGGAACCAACTCCGCCAGCGCTGCCTCATCGTGATCCCCCTGCTATGTGTGCTGTCTTTCGGACTGGCCAATGCTCTCCACGGTTATGCTAATGCCGAAGGTCAGCCACCAGACATGTTGGCCACATTGCCTGGCCAACTGAAGTTCGTGCATGTG ATATATCGCCACGGCGACAGAACGCCCGTGGATCCGTATCCCACGGATCCCTGGGGTGAGAGAAAGTTCTGGTCCACCGGCTGGGGTCAGTTGACGAAT CTTGGTAAGCAAGACCACTACGACCTGGGAAAATGGCTGAGGAATCGCTATTCCAACCTCCTGCCCTTCCAATACTCCAACGAGGACATCTTTGTGCAATCCACCGATGTGGATCGCACCCTTATGAGTGCCCAGTCCAATCTGGCTGGTCTGTATGAGCCCCAAGGTGAAGACATCTGGAACGCGGACATCAAATGGCAGCCCATACCCATTCACACGACGCCCGAGAAGGAGGATCCCATCCTGGCCGCCAAGGCTCCCTGTCCCGCCTTCGACTACGAGCTGGCCACCCTGGAATCCTCGCCAGAGTTCAAGGCCATGACCGAAAAACACCGTGATCTCTTTGCCTACTTGAGCGAAAAAGCTGGACGCTCAGTTAAGACCTTCGTGGATGCCCAGTATTTAAACAACACCTTGTTCATTGAGAATCTGTACAACATGACACTGCCGGAGTGGACTAAAAAGGTTTACGGTGGCGAAGAGCTTACTTATGTAGCCAATTTCGCTTTTGTTATCAGCACTTACACGCGAAAGTTGGCCAGGCTAAAGGCGGGTCCTCTGCTGAAAGACATTTTCAATCGGTTCGAAGAGAAATCCTCCAGGCGCCTAGACCCAGATCGTTCAATGTGGGTCTATAGTGCCCATGATACCACCATAGCCAACGTTTTGAATGCCCTGAAGTTGTTTGAG ATACATAGTCCTCCCTACGCGGCTTGCATACTAATGGAGATGCGTCTGGATGAGAGCAACACGCCACTGGTGTCCATTTTCTACAAGAACACCACCGCCGAACCCCTGCCTCTGGACATTCCAGGTTGTGGTCCTTCCTGCCCCCTGAAGAGTCTTGTCAGCCTTTATCAAGACGTGCTGCCAGTGGATTGGGAGCGTGAATGCAAGCGCACCACAATGATGATGACTTATGAGGAGGCCAATCTGGGCACGGCGACGG GCATACTCATTTTAATCGTCATCGCTCTGCTGTTCGCCAGCTATGGCCTCATGATCTACTACCGACGTCGCAACTACAAGCTGTATACCTCGTACTCTCAAATGGCATAG
- the LOC108015508 gene encoding keratin, type I cytoskeletal 9: protein MSTTAKVFVGSLPRCKPDELRRLFSNYGSVVECDVMNRCAFVHLETTEMADAAIAALNGTVFKGQPIVVEAGRPKYGPGNGSRGGPPGSGDNPGRRPSESQSGGSDKRPSESGNNFKRSFREEAGGGRYSSEGGGPRGSNAAANKFGPVRNESNYRQQRSAPYSKGPPQHSNESSSQGQGFRNKFATGGKFGGNNEGNGGRFGNSRFQQRDNNGSQAGRRNFKNSPTSGYGGGSNNDFHGGSSSGGGGGSLHQRGGGGGGSGGNHVRQDRRGFALPVEHQQQQMGFGRFGNGPMNSGNRGANGGNPPGGRGFFNGGGGGGFNARRGSSHESNSQQAGGGGGPNKRGGAGGKSHNQNGMNAYHSEFPPLGTGGGAPGQRNRFSGPRPGPNMGGNRRF from the exons atgtCTACT ACCGCCAAGGTATTCGTCGGCAGCCTGCCGCGCTGCAAGCCGGACGAACTGCGTCGCCTGTTCTCCAACTATGGCTCCGTGGTCGAATGCGATGTGATGAACAGGTGCGCTTTCGTCCACCTGGAGACCACAGAAATGGCAGATGCGGCCATCGCCGCCCTGAACGGCACCGTCTTCAAGGGCCAGCCCATCGTGGTGGAGGCGGGCAGGCCGAAGTACGGCCCAGGGAATGGCAGTCGTGGCGGTCCTCCGGGCTCTGGTGACAATCCGGGTCGCAGGCcctcagaga GTCAAAGTGGCGGATCTGACAAGAGACCTTCCGAATCCGGCAACAACTTCAAGCGCAGCTTCCGCGAAGAAGCCGGCGGTGGCCGATATTCCAGCGAAGGCGGAGGCCCAAGGGGTTCAAACGCCGCAGCAAACAAATTTGGACCCGTAAGGAATGAGTCTAACTACAGACAACAGCGCAGTGCTCCCTACTCCAAGGGACCACCACAACACAGCAATGAATCTTCCAGCCAGGGCCAGGGATTTAGGAACAAGTTTGCAACCGGTGGCAAGTTCGGCGGAAACAACGAGGGAAACGGAGGACGCTTTGGCAACAGTCGGTTTCAGCAGCGGGACAACAATGGATCTCAGGCTGGGAGGAGGAACTTCAAGAACAGTCCGACCAGTGGATACGGCGGAGGCAGTAATAATGACTTCCATGGGGGCAGCTCCTCTGGCGGGGGAGGAGGATCCCTGCATCAGAGGGGCGGTGGCGGCGGAGGATCAGGAGGCAATCATGTGCGACAGGATCGCCGGGGTTTTGCCCTGCCCGTggagcatcagcagcagcaaatgGGCTTTGGACGCTTTGGCAACGGGCCCATGAATTCGGGCAACCGCGGTGCCAATGG GGGCAATCCTCCAGGAGGACGTGGCTTCTTTAATGGGGGCGGCGGTGGAGGCTTTAATGCCAGACGTGGAAGCAGCCACGAATCCAACAGTCAACAAGCCGGCGGCGGTGGAGGCCCAAACAAACGCGGCGGAGCAGGGGGTAAAAGTCACAATCAGAATGGCATGAATGCATATCACTCGGAGTTCCCGCCTTTGGGCACCGGAGGCGGAGCGCCAGGCCAAAGAAACCG CTTTAGCGGACCCAGACCCGGACCAAATATGGGCGGTAATAGGAGATTTTAA
- the Sas-6 gene encoding spindle assembly abnormal protein 6 homolog — MWPPGSDDSYSGNMDYGKNVVNILPSVEMLVSFNGDMTRSNKRACLLYAERMDFKELLQLRLAEKSDQRRMYIATVDSTSFQELKQDQSLNVTFSGFLDNVVRMLKDCQSGKLELHLSGRDQNISSGRETHDYHLQFVEIRSFKNLVHLSLPCRSAPLNTVLFYINKMLDASQKKQFMLEQSIQQMQVEINSQRVHTERLGTENKNLREAIAENTRMLEEKHAAEIQQYQDKLAKVNEQRGNELERNRRAISGLQAQMEKASLEKADLKSAQEQAEQRCQTLGEELSCCKARVCTLKEQNDKLQGELANARKQERKLEYKIEDLKQHTAELQEHIQKGNKEKANLSAELEAEKKILHTKRQALEMATEEISKANQIILKQSQELLNHKKTIAWRTEVALQQEKAVQAKDSLLTLREDELREARITIEKLREEIPQQLQSMRNFAQSLEQKYSKQILILKERLSIPTGKENRR, encoded by the exons ATGTGGCCTCCCGGGAGCGACGATAGCTACTCCGGCAACATGGACTACGGCAAGAACGTGGTGAACATCCTGCCCAGCGTGGAGATGCTGGTGAGCTTCAATGGCGACATGACGCGTTCCAATAAGCGGGCTTGTTTACTGTACGCGGAGCGGATGGATTTCAAGGAGCTGCTG CAACTCCGTTTGGCGGAAAAGTCCGATCAGCGGCGCATGTACATAGCCACCGTGGACAGCACCTCCTTTCAGGAGCTCAAACAGGATCAGTCGCTGAATGTGACCTTCTCGGGGTTTCTGGACAATGTAGTGCGCATGCTGAAGGACTGCCAGTCGGGCAAACTGGAGCTCCACCTGTCTGGCAGAGATCAGAACATCTCCTCCGGCCGAGAAACACACGACTACCATCTGCAATTTGTGGAAATAAGGTCCTTCAAGAACCTGGTTCACCTCAGCCTGCCTTGTCGCTCTGCTCCATTGAACACCGTGCTGTTCTACATAAACAAAATGCTAGATGCctcccaaaaaaaacaatttatgcTGGAGCAGAGTATCCAGCAGATGCAGGTGGAAATCAACTCACAACGCGTGCACACGGAGAGATTAGGCACCGAGAACAAGAACCTCAGGGAAGCCATAGCGGAGAACACTCGCATGTTGGAGGAGAAGCATGCCGCCGAAATCCAGCAGTACCAGGATAAACTGGCCAAGGTAAACGAGCAGCGCGGCAATGAGCTGGAGCGGAATCGTAGAGCGATCTCTGGCCTGCAGGCGCAAATGGAAAAGGCTTCCCTGGAGAAAGCTGACCTCAAGTCAGCGCAAGAGCAGGCCGAGCAGCGATGTCAAACACTGGGAGAGGAGCTATCCTGTTGCAAGGCGCGTGTGTGCACCTTGAAGGAGCAGAATGACAAACTGCAAGGGGAGCTAGCCAATGCCAGAAAGCAGGAGCGCAAGTTGGAGTACAAGATCGAGGATCTCAAGCAGCACACAGCCGAACTGCAGGAGCACATACAAAAGGGCAATAAGGAGAAG GCCAACCTATCCGCTGAACTGGAGGCGGAGAAGAAAATATTGCATACCAAGCGACAGGCCTTGGAAATGGCCACTGAGGAAATCTCCAAGGCCAACCAGATAATCCTCAAGCAGAGCCAGGAGCTGCTCAACCACAAGAAGACCATTGCGTGGCGCACCGAGGTGGCTTTGCAGCAGGAAAAGGCCGTCCAGGCCAAGGACAGTCTGCTAACCCTGCGCGAGGATGAACTGCGTGAGGCACGCATAACCATAGAAAAACTGCGCGAGGAAATCCCCCAGCAACTGCAATCTATGAGAAACTTTGCTCAGAGCTTAGAGCAGAAGTATTCCAAAC AGATCCTCATCCTAAAAGAAAGGTTATCTATTCCCACTGGAAAGGAAAATCGTCGATAG